One Proteinivorax tanatarense DNA segment encodes these proteins:
- a CDS encoding deoxycytidylate deaminase — MGQNKMKRPSWDQYFLEITKVVAQRSTCLRRQVGCTLVKDKRILTSGYNGAPTGMDHCAKAGCIREKLNVPSGERHELCRGVHAEQNAIVQGALHGITVKGSTLYVTTQPCVQCAKIIANAGIKRVVFIGDYPDELSINILTEAKIELEQYKK; from the coding sequence ATGGGACAAAATAAAATGAAAAGGCCTTCATGGGATCAGTATTTTTTAGAAATAACTAAGGTGGTAGCCCAAAGGTCTACTTGTTTGCGAAGGCAAGTGGGATGCACCCTAGTTAAGGATAAACGCATTCTTACAAGTGGTTACAATGGAGCACCGACGGGAATGGACCATTGTGCTAAAGCAGGGTGCATAAGAGAAAAATTAAATGTTCCTTCTGGCGAAAGGCATGAACTTTGTCGTGGGGTACATGCAGAACAAAATGCTATTGTTCAAGGTGCTCTACATGGTATAACTGTTAAAGGTTCTACCCTTTATGTTACTACGCAGCCTTGTGTTCAATGTGCAAAAATAATTGCAAACGCAGGAATCAAGCGGGTGGTTTTTATCGGGGATTATCCTGATGAATTAAGTATTAACATTTTAACTGAAGCAAAAATTGAGCTGGAACAATATAAAAAATAA